The Onychomys torridus chromosome 4, mOncTor1.1, whole genome shotgun sequence genome includes a window with the following:
- the Mapkbp1 gene encoding mitogen-activated protein kinase-binding protein 1 isoform X1: protein MAGEGSTITSRIKNLLRSPSIKLRRSKAGNRREDLSSKVTLEKVLGITVSGGRGLACDPRSGLVAYPAGCVVVLFNPRKHKQHHILNSSRKTITALAFSPDGKYLVTGESGHMPAVRVWDVAERSQVAELQEHKYGVACVAFSPSAKYIVSVGYQHDMIVNVWAWKKNIVVASNKVSSRVTAVSFSEDCSYFVTAGNRHIKFWYLDDSKTSKVNATVPLLGRSGLLGELRNNLFTDVACGRGKKADSTFCITSSGLLCEFSDRRLLDKWVELRNTDSFTTTVAHCISVSQEYIFCGCADGTVRLFNPSNLHFLSTLPRPHALGTDIASITEASRLFSGGADARYPDTIALTFDPANQWLSCVYNDHSIYVWDVRDPKKVGKVYSALYHSSCVWSVEVYPEVKDSNQACLPPSSFITCSSDNTIRLWNTESSGVHGSTLHRNILSNDLIKIIYVDGNTQALLDTELPGGDKADGSLMDPRVGIRSVCISPNGQHLASGDRMGTLRVHELQSLSEMLKVEAHDSEILCLEYSKPDTGLKLLASASRDRLIHVLDAGREYSLQQTLDEHSSSITAVKFAASDGQVRMISCGADKSIYFRTAQKSGEGVQFTRTHHVVRKTTLYDMDVEPSWKYTAIGCQDRNIRIFNISSGKQKKLFKGSQGEDGTLIKVQTDPSGIYIATSCSDKNLSIFDFSSGECVATMFGHSEIVTGMKFSNDCKHLISVSGDSCIFVWRLSSEMTISMRQRLAELRQRQRGAKQQRPTSPQRASGPEQPQAPVAPPSGPALSSDSDKEGEDEGTEEEELPALPILGQSTKKERASVSSPALLRSLSHWEMNRAQETMEFLGPTPVANTGPKRRGRWAQPGVELSVRSMLDLRQLETLAPSPRGPSHDSLAISPSGPVKHGPQAPELSCASQSEKAPRLQASQPCSCPHIIQLLSQEEGVFAQDLEPAPVEDGIVYPEPSDSPTMDTSAFQVQAPTRGSLGRVYPGHRGSEKHSPDSACSVDYSSSRLSSPEHPNEDSESTEPLSVDGISSDLEEPAEGDEEEEEEGGTGLCGLQEGSPHTPDQEQFLKQHFETLANGAAPGGPARVLERTESRSISSRFLLQVQTSPLREPSLSSPSLALRSRPDQLSQVSGEQLEGSGATPPGAPPEVEPSSGNSGPQPVAPVLLPRRRSNLENSWAPKKMAPARALAGLQKAQSVHSLVPQDEGPSSRSLLSREVEIQGSLGSLPQADSYPPQPHAYQNSTTSSTAKLARSISVGENPGLAAEPQATAPIRISPLNKLALPSRAHLVLDIPKPLPDRPTLTTFSPVTKGRGRTEAEQSGSLVGLGKAHTTFERRACLGEGTTSKPRTECQVHPGPNHPCAQQLPVSILLQGPESLQPPSPEKTPNPMECTRPGAALSQDSELPLSLQQCEQLVAELQGNVRQAVQLYHVVTSCKTPSAEHSHITRLLRDTFSSVRQDLEALAGATLSSPGGSPGAVGAEQTQALLEQYSELLLRAVERRMERRL from the exons GTGTGTGGTTGTGCTGTTCAATCCTCGGAAACACAAACAGCATCATATCCTCAACAGTTCCAG GAAGACCATTACTGCCCTTGCCTTCTCCCCTGATGGCAAATACTTGGTCACTGGAGAG AGTGGGCACATGCCTGCCGTGCGGGTTTGGGATGTGGCTGAACGCAGCCAGGTGGCAGAGCTACAGGAGCATAAGTATGGCGTGGCTTGTGTGGCCTTCTCCCCTAGTGCCAAGTACATCGTGTCTGTGGGTTACCAGCATGATATGATTGTCAACGTGTGGGCCTGGAAG AAAAACATCGTTGTGGCCTCCAACAAAGTATCTAGTCGGGTGACAGCAGTGTCCTTTTCCGAAGACTGCAGCTACTTTGTCACCGCAGGCAACAGGCACATCAAATTCTGGTATCTAGATGACAGTAAGACCTCAAAG GTGAATGCCACTGTGCCCCTGCTGGGCCGCTCAGGGCTGTTGGGGGAGCTGCGGAACAACCTGTTCACTGACGTGGCCTGTGGCCGAGGGAAAAAGGCCGACAGCACTTTCTGTATCACGTCGTCTGGGCTGCTGTGCGAGTTCAGTGATCGCAGGCTTCTGGACAAATGGGTGGAGCTGAGA AACACTGACAGCTTCACA ACCACTGTGGCCCACTGCATCTCTGTGAGCCAAGAATACATCTTCTGTGGCTGTGCTGATGGCACCGTGCGTCTTTTCAATCCCTCCAACCTGCACTTCCTCAGTACCCTACCCAGACCCCATGCCCTGGGAACAGACATTGCCAGCATCACTGAGGCCAG TCGCCTCTTCTCTGGAGGGGCTGATGCCAGGTACCCAGACACCATTGCCTTGACCTTTGATCCAGCTAACCAGTGGCTATCTTGTGTATACAATGACCACAGCATCTATGTTTGGGATGTGAGGGACCCCAAGAAAGTGGGCAAGGTGTACTCAGCTCTGTATCATTCCTCATGTGTCTGGAGTGTGGAG GTCTATCCCGAGGTAAAGGACAGTAATCAGGCCTGTCTGCCCCCCAGTTCCTTTATTACCTGCTCCTCAGACAACACCATCCGCCTGTGGAACACAGAGAGCTCTGGAGTACATGGCTCTACCCTGCACCGAAACATCCTCAGCAAT GATCTCATTAAGATCATCTATGTGGATGGGAACACTCAGGCTCTGTTGGACACTGAGCTACCTGGAGGAGACAAAGCTGATGGGTCCCTGATGGATCCCCGAGTTGGCATCCGTTCTGTGTGTATCAGCCCCAATGGACAACACCTAGCTTCAGGAGACCGCATGGGGACGCTTAG GGTCCATGAACTACAGTCCCTGAGTGAGATGTTAAAGGTAGAAGCCCATGATTCTGAGATCCTGTGCCTGGAGTACTCTAAGCCAGACACAG GTTTGAAGCTGCTGGCATCAGCAAGCCGGGACCGACTGATCCACGTGCTGGATGCTGGGCGGGAGTACAGTCTGCAGCAGACACTGGACGAGCATTCATCCTCCATCACGGCTGTCAAGTTTGCAG CCAGTGATGGGCAAGTGCGTATGATCAGCTGTGGCGCGGACAAGAGCATTTACTTCCGAACTGCACAGAAG TCTGGAGAAGGAGTACAGTTTACACGAACACACCATGTGGTGCGGAAGACAACCCTCTACGACATGGATGTGGAGCCTAGCTGGAAGTACACAGCCATCGGCTGCCAAGACCGAAATATTCG GATCTTCAACATCAGTAGTGGGAAGCAGAAGAAGCTGTTTAAAGGGTCACAGGGTGAGGATGGCACTCTCATTAAG GTGCAGACAGACCCCTCAGGGATCTACATTGCTACCAGCTGTTCTGATAAGAACCTCTCCATTTTTGACTTTTCCTCAGGCGAGTGTGTGGCCACTATGTTTGGTCACTCAG AGATTGTCACTGGCATGAAGTTTAGTAACGATTGCAAACATCTCATCTCTGTGTCAGGGGACAG CTGCATTTTTGTCTGGCGCCTGAGCTCTGAGATGACCATCAGCATGAGGCAGCGCCTGGCTGAGTTGCGCCAGCGTCAGCGAGGGGCCAAGCAGCAAAGACCAACCTCTCCCCAGAGGGCTTCTGGACCCGAGCA GCCCCAGGCCCCAGTGGCGCCCCCTTCGGGACCAGCTCTTTCAtcagacagtgacaaggagggTGAAGATGAGGGTACTGAAGAGGAAGAACTGCCAGCTCTACCCATTCTTGGCCAGAGTACCAAGAAAGAGCGAG CCTCAGTCTCTAGTCCAGCCTTGCTCCGAAGCCTGTCCCACTGGGAAATGAATCGG GCACAAGAGACCATGGAGTTCCTGGGCCCAACTCCTGTAGCGAACACAGGACCCAAAAGAAGAGGGCGCTGGGCTCAGCCAGGTGTGGAGCTGAGTGTTCGTTCCATGCTGGACTTGAGACAGCTGGAGACCTTGGCCCCAAGCCCTCGAGGCCCAAGCCACGACTCACTGGCTATATCTCCATCTGGTCCTGTGAAGCATGGTCCACAGGCCCCGGAGCTCTCATGTGCTAGCCAG AGTGAAAAGGCCCCTCGGCTTCAGGCTTCCCAACCCTGTTCCTGCCCCCACATTATCCAACTGTTGTCACAAGAGGAAGGAGTCTTTGCCCAAGATCTGGAGCCTGCACCTGTTGAAGATGGTATTGTCTACCCGGAACCCAGTGACAGCCCCACCATGGATACCAG TGCGTTCCAGGTGCAGGCTCCAACCAGAGGATCCCTAGGAAGAGTCTACCCGGGGCATAGGGGCTCCGAAAAGCACAGTCCTGACAGTGCATGCTCTGTGGATTACAGCAGCAGTCGGCTTTCCAGCCCTGAACACCCCAATGAAG ACTCTGAGAGCACAGAGCCCCTAAGTGTGGATGGCATCTCCTCAGACCTCGAAGAGCCAGCCGAGggtgatgaagaagaggaagaggagggaggcactggcctctgtgggctaCAAGAAGGCAGCCCTCATACCCCGGATCAGGAGCAGTTTCTAAAACAGCACTTTGAGACTTTGGCCAATGGGGCTGCTCCAG GGGGTCCAGCACGGGTCCTAGAAAGGACAGAGTCTCGGAGCATCTCATCACGATTCCTGCTGCAAGTGCAGACCTCCCCACTCAg GGAACCATCTTTATCCTCCCCAAGCTTGGCCCTGAGATCAAGACCTGACCAGCTGTCTCAGGTATCTGGTGAGCAGCTGGAAGGCAGCGGTGCCACTCCCCCAGGAGCACCCCCAGAAGTGGAACCCTCTTCTGGCAACTCTGGCCCCCAGCCAGTGGCTCCTGTGCTCTTGCCACGACGGCGTAGCAACCTGGAAAATAGCTGGGCCCCCAAGAAAATGGCTCCAGCTCGCGCCTTAGCTGGACTCCAGAAAGCCCAGTCTGTGCACAGTCTAGTACCACAGG ATGAGGGGCCTTCATCGCGCTCACTGCTCTCCCGGGAGGTGGAGATCCAGGGCAGCTTAGGATCCCTGCCACAAGCTGATAGCTACCCACCTCAACCCCACGCCTACCAGAACTCCACCACCAGTTCTACGGCCAAGCTGGCTCGTAGCATTTCTGTTGGGGAGAACCCGGGCCTGGCTGCTGAACCCCAAGCTACTGCACCAATCCGAATCTCACCGCTCAACAAGCTAGCTCTGCCTAGCCGGGCTCACCTTGTCTTGGACATCCCCAAACCACTGCCTGACCGTCCTACGTTGACCACTTTCTCGCCTGTAACCAAGGGCCGAGGCCGTACTGAAGCAGAACAGTCTGGCTCCCTGGTGGGCCTGGGAAAGGCTCACACTACATTTGAAAGGCGGGCCTGTTTAGGGGAGGGTACCACTTCTAAACCTAGGACAGAGTGCCAGGTTCATCCTGGCCCCAACCACCCCTGTGCCCAGCAACTGCCGGTCAGCATCCTCCTCCAAGGCCCTGAGAGCTTGCAGCCCCCATCCCCTGAGAAGACTCCTAACCCCATGGAATGCACCAGGCCAGGGGCAGCCCTGAGCCAAGACTCAG AACTGCCCTTGAGCCTGCAACAATGTGAACAGCTTGTGGCCGAGCTCCAGGGGAATGTACGCCAGGCAGTGCAGCTCTACCATGTG GTGACCAGCTGTAAGACACCTTCAGCAGAGCACAGTCATATCACCCGGCTCTTGAGAGACACCTTCTCTTCAGTGCGGCAGGACCTAGAGGCCCTGGCTGGGGCCACGCTGTCCAGCCCGGGTGGCAGCCCTGGGGCTGTGGGGGCTGAGCAAACTCAGGCCCTGTTGGAGCAGTACTCAGAGCTATTGCTTCGAGCTGTGGAGCGGCGTATGGAGCGCAGACTCTGA